One part of the Streptomyces lienomycini genome encodes these proteins:
- the sufD gene encoding Fe-S cluster assembly protein SufD: MAEAQNIPVGSTTAGQIAVAAESTVATRMSAPASFDVADFPVPHGREEEWRFTPLERLRGLHDGTAVATGDGVKVDIEAPEGVVVETVGRDDARIGRAGTPVDRVAAQAYSAFEKAGVITVPKETVLTEPIRIAVHGEGGTAYAHQVVELGAFAEAVVVIDHTGDAVLAANVDYVLGDGAKLTVVSVQDWDDKAVHVGQHNALIGRDATFKSFVVTFGGDLVRLHPRVAYAGPGGEAELFGLYFTDAGQHQEHRLLVDHNVPHCKSNAVYKGALQGDDAHAVWIGDVLIEAAAEGTDTYEMNRNLVLTDGARVDSVPNLEIETGEIVGAGHASATGRFDDEQLFYLMARGIPELDARRLVVHGFFAELVQQIGVADIEERLLAKIAEELEASVA, from the coding sequence ATGGCTGAGGCTCAGAACATCCCCGTGGGGTCGACCACCGCGGGCCAGATCGCGGTGGCCGCCGAGTCGACCGTCGCCACGCGCATGAGCGCGCCCGCGTCCTTCGACGTGGCGGACTTCCCGGTCCCGCACGGCCGCGAGGAGGAGTGGCGGTTCACCCCGCTGGAGCGGCTGCGCGGGCTGCACGACGGCACCGCCGTCGCCACCGGCGACGGCGTGAAGGTCGACATCGAGGCGCCCGAGGGCGTCGTCGTGGAGACCGTCGGCCGCGACGACGCGCGCATCGGCAGGGCCGGCACCCCCGTGGACCGGGTCGCCGCGCAGGCCTACTCGGCGTTCGAGAAGGCCGGCGTGATCACCGTCCCCAAGGAGACGGTCCTCACCGAGCCGATCCGCATCGCCGTGCACGGCGAGGGCGGCACCGCCTACGCCCACCAGGTCGTCGAGCTGGGCGCCTTCGCCGAGGCCGTGGTCGTCATCGACCACACCGGCGACGCGGTGCTCGCAGCCAACGTCGACTACGTCCTGGGCGACGGAGCCAAGCTGACCGTCGTCTCCGTCCAGGACTGGGACGACAAGGCCGTGCACGTCGGCCAGCACAACGCGCTGATCGGCCGCGACGCGACCTTCAAGTCCTTCGTGGTCACCTTCGGCGGCGACCTGGTCCGCCTGCACCCGCGCGTGGCCTACGCCGGTCCCGGCGGCGAGGCCGAGCTGTTCGGTCTGTACTTCACCGACGCCGGCCAGCACCAGGAGCACCGCCTCCTGGTCGACCACAACGTCCCGCACTGCAAGTCCAACGCCGTCTACAAGGGCGCCCTCCAGGGCGACGACGCGCACGCGGTGTGGATCGGCGACGTGCTCATCGAGGCCGCGGCCGAGGGCACCGACACCTACGAGATGAACCGCAACCTCGTCCTCACCGACGGCGCGCGGGTCGACTCGGTGCCGAACCTGGAGATCGAGACCGGCGAGATCGTCGGCGCCGGTCACGCCTCCGCCACCGGCCGCTTCGACGACGAGCAGCTCTTCTACCTGATGGCGCGCGGCATCCCCGAGCTGGACGCCCGCCGCCTGGTGGTCCACGGCTTCTTCGCCGAGCTGGTCCAGCAGATCGGCGTCGCGGACATCGAGGAGCGGCTCCTCGCCAAGATCGCGGAGGAGCTGGAGGCGTCGGTCGCATGA
- the sufB gene encoding Fe-S cluster assembly protein SufB, which produces MTLPTETAHPELEGLGKYEYGWADSDTAGASAKRGINEDVVRDISAKKNEPEWMTKLRLKGLRLFEKKPMPNWGSDLSGIDFDNIKYFVRSTEKQAESWEDLPEDIKNTYDKLGIPEAEKQRLVAGVAAQYESEVVYHQIREDLEEQGVIFLDTDTALKEHPELFKEYFGTVIPVGDNKFASLNSAVWSGGSFIYVPKGVHVEIPLQAYFRINTENMGQFERTLIIVDEGAYVHYVEGCTAPIYKSDSLHSAVVEIIVKKNARCRYTTIQNWSNNVYNLVTKRAVAYEGATMEWIDGNIGSKVTMKYPAVYLMGEHAKGETLSIAFAGEGQHQDAGSKMVHMAPNTSSNIVSKSVARGGGRTSYRGLVEIGEGAHGSKSNVLCDALLVDTISRSDTYPYVDVREDDVSMGHEATVSKVSEDQLFYLMSRGLSEFEAMAMIVRGFVEPIAKELPMEYALELNRLIELQMEGAVG; this is translated from the coding sequence ATGACTCTCCCCACGGAGACTGCTCACCCCGAGCTCGAGGGCCTGGGCAAGTACGAATACGGCTGGGCCGACTCCGACACGGCCGGCGCCTCTGCCAAGCGCGGCATCAACGAGGACGTCGTCCGCGACATCTCCGCGAAGAAGAACGAGCCGGAGTGGATGACCAAGCTCCGTCTCAAGGGCCTGCGCCTCTTCGAGAAGAAGCCCATGCCGAACTGGGGCTCGGACCTGTCGGGCATCGACTTCGACAACATCAAGTACTTCGTGCGCTCCACGGAGAAGCAGGCGGAGTCCTGGGAGGACCTGCCCGAGGACATCAAGAACACGTACGACAAGCTCGGCATCCCCGAGGCGGAGAAGCAGCGCCTCGTCGCCGGTGTCGCGGCCCAGTACGAGTCCGAGGTCGTCTACCACCAGATCCGCGAGGACCTGGAGGAGCAGGGCGTCATCTTCCTGGACACCGACACGGCCCTCAAGGAGCACCCGGAGCTCTTCAAGGAGTACTTCGGCACCGTCATCCCCGTCGGCGACAACAAGTTCGCGTCGCTGAACAGCGCCGTGTGGTCCGGCGGCTCCTTCATCTACGTGCCGAAGGGCGTGCACGTGGAGATCCCGCTCCAGGCCTACTTCCGTATCAACACGGAGAACATGGGCCAGTTCGAGCGGACCCTGATCATCGTCGACGAGGGTGCCTACGTGCACTACGTCGAGGGCTGCACCGCGCCGATCTACAAGTCGGACTCGCTGCACTCCGCCGTGGTCGAGATCATCGTCAAGAAGAACGCCCGCTGCCGCTACACGACCATCCAGAACTGGTCGAACAACGTCTACAACCTGGTCACCAAGCGCGCCGTGGCGTACGAGGGCGCGACCATGGAGTGGATCGACGGCAACATCGGCTCCAAGGTGACGATGAAGTACCCGGCCGTCTACCTGATGGGCGAGCACGCCAAGGGCGAGACCCTGTCCATCGCCTTCGCGGGCGAGGGCCAGCACCAGGACGCCGGCTCCAAGATGGTCCACATGGCGCCGAACACCTCCTCCAACATCGTCTCGAAGTCCGTGGCGCGCGGCGGCGGCCGCACCTCCTACCGCGGGCTCGTCGAGATCGGCGAGGGCGCCCACGGCTCCAAGTCGAACGTGCTGTGCGACGCGCTGCTCGTCGACACCATCTCCCGCTCCGACACGTACCCCTACGTGGACGTCCGCGAGGACGACGTGTCCATGGGGCACGAGGCGACCGTCTCCAAGGTCTCCGAGGACCAGCTCTTCTACCTGATGAGCCGCGGTCTGAGCGAGTTCGAGGCGATGGCGATGATCGTGCGCGGCTTCGTCGAGCCGATCGCCAAGGAGCTGCCCATGGAGTACGCCCTCGAACTCAACCGGCTGATCGAGCTGCAGATGGAGGGCGCGGTCGGTTAG
- a CDS encoding metal-sulfur cluster assembly factor — protein MSETVEMKPASEEEVREALLDVVDPELGIDVVNLGLIYGVHIDDANIATIDMTLTSAACPLTDVIEDQAKSATDGLVNELRINWVWMPPWGPDKITDDGREQLRALGFNV, from the coding sequence ATGAGCGAGACCGTGGAAATGAAGCCCGCCTCCGAGGAGGAGGTCCGTGAGGCCCTGCTGGACGTCGTGGACCCCGAGCTGGGCATCGATGTCGTCAACCTGGGCCTCATCTACGGCGTCCACATCGACGACGCGAACATCGCGACGATCGACATGACCCTGACGTCGGCGGCCTGTCCGCTGACCGACGTGATCGAGGACCAGGCCAAGTCCGCCACGGACGGCCTCGTCAACGAGCTGCGCATCAACTGGGTCTGGATGCCGCCGTGGGGCCCGGACAAGATCACGGACGACGGCCGCGAGCAGCTGCGCGCGCTCGGGTTCAACGTCTGA
- the dapD gene encoding 2,3,4,5-tetrahydropyridine-2,6-dicarboxylate N-succinyltransferase yields MTDTTAPRTTGAVAAGLATIAADGTVLDTWFPAPELSTATAEGPGPSGTERLTAEQAAELLGGGATAAVGPDARRGVEVVAVRTVISSLDEKPVDTHDVYLRLHLLSHRLVQPHGQNLDGIFAHLANVAWTSLGPVAVDDIEKVRLNARAEGLHLQVTSIDKFPRMTDYVAPKGVRIADADRVRLGAHLSAGTTVMHEGFVNFNAGTLGTSMVEGRISAGVVVGDGSDIGGGASTMGTLSGGGNVRIVIGERCLVGAEAGVGIALGDECVVEAGLYVTAGTRVTMPDGQIVKARELSGASNILFRRNSVTGTVEARPNNAVWGGLNEVLHSHN; encoded by the coding sequence ATGACCGACACGACTGCTCCCCGCACCACCGGCGCCGTGGCCGCCGGCCTCGCCACGATCGCCGCCGACGGCACCGTCCTCGACACCTGGTTCCCGGCCCCCGAACTGTCCACTGCGACTGCCGAGGGGCCCGGCCCGTCCGGCACCGAGCGCCTCACCGCCGAACAGGCCGCCGAACTCCTGGGCGGCGGCGCCACCGCCGCGGTCGGTCCGGACGCCCGCCGCGGCGTCGAGGTGGTCGCGGTCCGCACGGTCATCTCCTCGCTGGACGAGAAGCCGGTCGACACGCACGACGTCTACCTGCGCCTGCACCTGCTCTCGCACCGCCTGGTCCAGCCGCACGGCCAGAACCTGGACGGCATCTTCGCCCACCTCGCCAACGTCGCCTGGACCTCGCTGGGCCCGGTCGCCGTGGACGACATCGAGAAGGTCCGCCTCAACGCCCGCGCCGAGGGCCTGCACCTCCAGGTCACCTCGATCGACAAGTTCCCCCGCATGACGGACTACGTCGCCCCCAAGGGCGTCCGCATCGCCGACGCCGACCGCGTCCGGCTCGGCGCGCACCTCTCCGCGGGCACCACGGTCATGCACGAGGGCTTCGTCAACTTCAACGCCGGCACGCTCGGCACCTCGATGGTCGAGGGCCGCATCTCCGCGGGCGTCGTCGTCGGCGACGGCTCCGACATCGGCGGCGGCGCCTCCACCATGGGCACCCTCTCCGGCGGCGGCAACGTCCGCATCGTCATCGGCGAACGCTGCCTGGTCGGCGCCGAGGCGGGCGTCGGCATCGCGCTGGGCGACGAGTGCGTGGTCGAGGCCGGCCTCTACGTCACCGCGGGCACCCGCGTCACGATGCCCGACGGCCAGATCGTCAAGGCCCGCGAACTCTCCGGCGCCTCGAACATCCTCTTCCGCCGCAACTCGGTCACCGGCACGGTCGAGGCCCGCCCGAACAACGCGGTCTGGGGCGGCCTGAACGAGGTGCTGCACAGCCACAACTGA
- a CDS encoding non-heme iron oxygenase ferredoxin subunit: MTFVRVCGADELEEDTPKRVELDGTPISVVRTEGEVFAINDICSHANVSLAEGEVDDCHIECWLHGSRFDLRSGKPDSLPATRPVPVYPVKIEGGSVLVDVRASLTQES; the protein is encoded by the coding sequence ATGACCTTCGTACGCGTCTGTGGAGCGGACGAGCTGGAAGAGGACACCCCGAAGCGGGTGGAACTCGACGGCACGCCGATCTCCGTCGTGCGGACCGAGGGCGAGGTCTTCGCGATCAACGACATCTGCTCGCACGCGAACGTCTCCCTGGCCGAGGGCGAGGTCGACGACTGCCACATCGAGTGCTGGCTGCACGGCTCGCGCTTCGACCTCCGTTCCGGCAAGCCCGACAGCCTTCCGGCGACGCGCCCCGTCCCCGTTTACCCCGTAAAGATCGAAGGGGGCAGCGTCCTCGTTGACGTACGCGCCTCCCTCACCCAGGAGTCCTGA
- a CDS encoding helix-turn-helix transcriptional regulator — protein sequence MKNVGEAPQEELATGERSTRNRVARSILDHGPSTVAELAGRLGLTQAAVRRHLDALVADAVVEAREQRVYGARTRGRPAKVFALTDCGRDAFDQSYDKLAVDALRWIAEQEGGEQAIAAFARARIATQSGAYREAVESVPAEKRAEALAKALSGDGYAATARSAPHPQQGEQLCQHHCPVAHVAERFPQLCEAETEFFAELLGTHVQRLATIAHGDGVCTTFIPKTSHAPPTAHASKNTANASASTAGRNPA from the coding sequence GTGAAAAACGTTGGCGAGGCTCCGCAGGAGGAACTCGCGACCGGTGAGCGGTCCACCCGCAACCGCGTCGCGCGCTCCATCCTGGACCACGGGCCGTCGACCGTCGCCGAGCTCGCCGGACGCCTGGGCCTGACCCAGGCCGCCGTCCGGCGCCACCTCGACGCGCTGGTCGCCGACGCCGTGGTCGAGGCCCGCGAGCAGCGGGTCTACGGCGCGCGCACGCGCGGGAGGCCCGCCAAGGTCTTCGCGCTCACCGACTGCGGCCGGGACGCCTTCGACCAGTCGTACGACAAGCTGGCCGTCGACGCCCTGCGCTGGATCGCCGAGCAGGAGGGCGGGGAACAGGCGATCGCCGCCTTCGCCCGCGCCCGGATCGCCACCCAGTCGGGTGCGTACCGCGAGGCCGTCGAGTCCGTCCCCGCCGAGAAGCGCGCGGAAGCGCTGGCCAAGGCCCTGAGCGGCGACGGGTACGCTGCTACCGCGCGGAGCGCACCCCACCCCCAGCAGGGCGAGCAGCTGTGCCAGCACCACTGCCCGGTCGCCCACGTCGCGGAGCGGTTTCCGCAGCTGTGCGAGGCGGAGACGGAATTTTTCGCCGAGCTGCTCGGTACGCATGTACAGAGACTCGCGACCATCGCGCACGGCGACGGGGTCTGCACCACGTTCATTCCGAAGACTTCGCACGCGCCACCCACGGCGCACGCGTCCAAGAACACCGCTAACGCATCTGCAAGCACGGCCGGGAGGAACCCCGCATGA
- a CDS encoding cysteine desulfurase: protein MTQLPGLLDTEAIRKDFPILDRQVHDGHKLVYLDNAATSQKPRQVLDALSEYYERYNANVHRGVHVLAEEATALYEGARDKVAEFVNAPSRDEVIFTKNASESLNLVANMLGWADDPYRVDHETEIVITEMEHHSNIVPWQLLSQRTGAKLRWFGLTDDGRLDLSNIDEVITEKTKIVSFVLVSNILGTQNPVEAIVRRAQEVGALVCIDASQAAPHMPLDVQALQADFVAFTGHKMCGPTGIGVLWGRQELLEDLPPFLGGGEMIETVSMHSSTYAPAPHKFEAGTPPIAGAVGLGAAIDYLNSIGMDKILAHEHALTEYAVKRLLEVPDLRIIGPTTAEERGAAISFTLGDIHPHDVGQVLDEQGIAVRVGHHCARPVCLRYGIPATTRASFYLYSTPAEIDALVDGLEHVRNFFG from the coding sequence GTGACACAGCTGCCGGGCCTCCTCGACACCGAGGCGATCCGCAAGGACTTCCCCATCCTGGACCGCCAGGTCCACGACGGGCACAAGCTCGTGTACCTGGACAACGCGGCGACCAGCCAGAAGCCGCGGCAGGTGCTGGACGCGCTCAGCGAGTACTACGAGCGCTACAACGCCAACGTCCACCGCGGCGTGCACGTCCTCGCCGAGGAGGCCACGGCGCTGTACGAGGGCGCGCGTGACAAGGTCGCGGAGTTCGTCAACGCGCCCTCGCGCGACGAGGTGATCTTCACCAAGAACGCCTCGGAGTCCCTCAACCTCGTAGCGAACATGCTGGGCTGGGCCGACGACCCGTACCGCGTGGACCACGAGACCGAGATCGTCATCACGGAGATGGAGCACCACTCCAACATCGTGCCGTGGCAGCTGCTCTCGCAGCGCACCGGTGCGAAGCTCCGCTGGTTCGGCCTCACCGACGACGGCCGCCTGGACCTGTCCAACATCGACGAGGTCATCACCGAGAAGACGAAGATCGTCTCCTTCGTGCTGGTCTCCAACATCCTGGGCACCCAGAACCCGGTCGAGGCGATCGTGCGCCGCGCCCAGGAGGTCGGCGCGCTCGTGTGCATCGACGCCTCGCAGGCCGCGCCGCACATGCCGCTGGACGTACAGGCCCTCCAGGCCGACTTCGTGGCCTTCACCGGCCACAAGATGTGCGGCCCGACCGGCATCGGCGTGCTGTGGGGCCGCCAGGAGCTCCTTGAGGACCTCCCGCCGTTCCTCGGTGGCGGCGAGATGATCGAGACCGTCTCGATGCACTCCTCCACCTACGCCCCGGCCCCGCACAAGTTCGAGGCGGGCACGCCCCCGATCGCGGGCGCGGTCGGCCTGGGCGCGGCCATCGACTACCTGAACTCGATCGGCATGGACAAGATCCTCGCCCACGAGCACGCGCTGACCGAGTACGCCGTCAAGCGCCTGCTGGAGGTCCCGGACCTGCGCATCATCGGCCCCACCACGGCCGAGGAGCGCGGCGCGGCGATCTCCTTCACGCTGGGCGACATCCACCCGCACGACGTGGGCCAGGTCCTCGACGAGCAGGGCATCGCGGTCCGGGTCGGCCACCACTGCGCCCGCCCCGTGTGCCTGCGGTACGGAATTCCTGCGACCACGCGAGCGTCGTTCTATCTGTACTCCACGCCGGCCGAGATCGACGCGCTGGTCGACGGCCTGGAGCACGTACGGAACTTCTTCGGCTGA
- a CDS encoding TetR/AcrR family transcriptional regulator translates to MPRRHDPERRQRLIDAAIRVVGQKGIAGLSHRTVAAEADVPLGSTTYHFATLDDLMVAALRQANEGFAKVVAAHPALLDPEADLPAELARVLGAWLGGDRTGVELEYELYLAALRRPALRPVAAEWAEGVGALLAARTDPTTARALVAVLDGICLQVLLTDTPYDEDYARDVLTRLIPAPRPRDGRGPGSLPPATAG, encoded by the coding sequence ATGCCCCGCCGCCACGACCCCGAGCGCCGCCAGCGCCTCATCGACGCGGCGATCCGCGTCGTCGGGCAGAAGGGCATCGCCGGGCTCAGCCACCGCACCGTCGCCGCCGAGGCGGACGTGCCGCTGGGCTCCACGACGTACCACTTCGCGACCCTCGACGACCTGATGGTCGCCGCCCTGCGCCAGGCCAACGAGGGCTTCGCCAAGGTCGTCGCCGCCCACCCCGCCCTCCTGGACCCGGAGGCCGACCTGCCCGCCGAACTCGCCCGCGTCCTCGGCGCATGGCTTGGCGGCGACCGCACCGGCGTGGAGCTGGAGTACGAGCTGTACCTCGCCGCCCTGCGCCGCCCCGCCCTGCGCCCGGTGGCCGCCGAGTGGGCCGAGGGAGTGGGCGCCCTGCTCGCCGCCCGCACCGACCCCACGACGGCCCGCGCCCTGGTCGCCGTACTCGACGGCATCTGCCTGCAGGTCCTGCTCACGGACACGCCGTACGACGAGGACTACGCGCGGGACGTACTGACTCGGCTGATCCCCGCGCCCCGTCCCCGAGACGGCCGCGGTCCCGGCTCGCTTCCACCCGCGACCGCCGGTTAG
- the sufC gene encoding Fe-S cluster assembly ATPase SufC: protein MATLEIRDLHVTVEADNATKEILKGVDLTVKQGETHAIMGPNGSGKSTLAYSLAGHPKYTITGGTVTLDGEDVLEMSVDERARAGLFLAMQYPVEVPGVSVSNFLRTSATAVRGEAPKLRHWVKEVKEAMERLNMDPAFAERNVNEGFSGGEKKRHEILQLELLKPKMAILDETDSGLDVDALRVVSEGVNRVRETGEVGTLLITHYTRILRYIKPDYVHVFANGRIAESGGAELADKLEAEGYEAYTKGGASE, encoded by the coding sequence ATGGCAACGCTTGAAATCCGAGACCTGCACGTCACCGTCGAGGCCGACAACGCCACGAAGGAGATCCTCAAGGGCGTCGACCTCACCGTGAAGCAGGGCGAGACGCACGCCATCATGGGCCCCAACGGCTCCGGCAAGTCGACCCTCGCCTACTCCCTCGCGGGTCACCCCAAGTACACGATCACCGGCGGGACCGTCACCCTCGACGGCGAGGACGTCCTGGAGATGTCCGTCGACGAGCGCGCCCGCGCCGGCCTCTTCCTCGCCATGCAGTACCCGGTCGAGGTCCCCGGCGTCTCCGTCTCCAACTTCCTGCGCACCTCCGCCACCGCGGTGCGCGGCGAGGCCCCCAAGCTGCGGCACTGGGTCAAGGAGGTCAAGGAGGCCATGGAGCGCCTCAACATGGACCCCGCCTTCGCCGAGCGCAACGTCAACGAGGGCTTCTCCGGCGGTGAGAAGAAGCGCCACGAGATCCTCCAGCTCGAGCTGCTCAAGCCGAAGATGGCGATCCTCGACGAGACCGACTCCGGCCTGGACGTCGACGCCCTGCGCGTCGTCTCCGAGGGCGTCAACCGCGTCCGCGAGACCGGCGAGGTCGGCACGCTGCTGATCACGCACTACACGCGCATCCTGCGCTACATCAAGCCCGACTACGTCCACGTCTTCGCCAACGGCCGCATCGCCGAGTCCGGCGGCGCCGAGCTGGCCGACAAGCTGGAGGCCGAGGGCTACGAGGCATACACGAAGGGCGGCGCATCCGAGTGA
- a CDS encoding DMT family transporter — translation MGYLLLAGAIAAEVAGTTAMKYSEGFSRLVPSLLTALAYVLSFALLAQTLKILAMGTAYAIWAGVGTAAIAAIGVAFMGEGMTLTKAAGIALIILGVVVLNLGGAH, via the coding sequence ATGGGATATCTGCTCCTGGCCGGAGCCATCGCCGCCGAGGTCGCCGGCACCACCGCCATGAAGTACAGCGAGGGCTTCAGCAGGCTCGTGCCGTCGCTCCTGACGGCCCTCGCCTACGTCCTCTCCTTCGCGCTCCTCGCCCAGACCCTGAAGATCCTCGCCATGGGCACGGCGTACGCGATCTGGGCCGGGGTCGGCACGGCCGCCATCGCCGCCATCGGCGTGGCCTTCATGGGCGAGGGGATGACACTCACCAAGGCCGCCGGCATCGCGCTGATCATCCTCGGGGTCGTCGTCCTCAATCTGGGCGGGGCCCACTGA
- the sufU gene encoding Fe-S cluster assembly sulfur transfer protein SufU: protein MKLDSMYQEVILDHYKNPHGRGLRDGDAEVHHVNPTCGDEITLRVKYDGTTISDVSYEGQGCSISQASASVLNDLLVGKDLAEAQRIQETFLELMQSKGKVEPDDAMEEVLEDAVAFAGVSKYPARVKCALLSWMAWKDATAQALDGADAEKETTA, encoded by the coding sequence ATGAAGCTGGACTCCATGTACCAGGAAGTCATCCTGGACCACTACAAGAACCCGCACGGGCGGGGCTTGCGGGATGGCGACGCCGAGGTCCACCACGTCAACCCCACCTGCGGGGACGAGATCACGCTCCGCGTGAAGTACGACGGTACGACGATCAGCGACGTCAGCTACGAGGGCCAGGGCTGCTCCATCAGCCAGGCGAGCGCCTCCGTGCTGAACGACCTGCTGGTCGGCAAGGACCTGGCCGAGGCGCAGCGGATCCAGGAGACCTTCCTGGAACTGATGCAGTCCAAGGGCAAGGTCGAGCCCGACGACGCGATGGAGGAGGTCCTGGAGGACGCGGTCGCGTTCGCCGGGGTCTCGAAGTACCCGGCCCGGGTCAAGTGCGCCCTGCTGAGCTGGATGGCCTGGAAGGACGCGACGGCCCAGGCACTGGACGGCGCCGACGCCGAGAAGGAGACGACGGCATGA
- a CDS encoding aminoglycoside N(3)-acetyltransferase, giving the protein MPTPPPTGPLVTRGTIAAGLRELGVRTGDTLLAHSSLSSLGWVCGGPVAVVQGLLDALGPGGTLVVPTQTGDLSDPALWQSPSVPEAWWNTVRTAMPAYDPLITPSRGVGVVPETVRTWPGARRSAHPQTSFAALGARAAEVVAGHATDCRLGERSPLAALERLGARVLLLGAGYEACTAFHLAEYRIPAPLVEVGRPGPVGWERVTEVSITSDRFDELGHDFERDRPVLRGTVGAAGVRLFSLPDAVAYAERWLPVHRPRE; this is encoded by the coding sequence ATGCCCACACCCCCTCCGACCGGCCCACTCGTCACCCGGGGCACGATCGCCGCCGGACTGCGCGAGCTGGGCGTGCGCACGGGTGACACCCTCCTCGCGCACTCCTCCCTCAGCTCGCTCGGCTGGGTCTGCGGCGGCCCCGTCGCGGTCGTCCAGGGACTTCTCGACGCCCTCGGCCCGGGCGGCACCCTGGTGGTTCCGACCCAGACCGGCGACCTCTCGGACCCGGCACTGTGGCAGAGCCCGTCGGTGCCCGAGGCGTGGTGGAACACCGTGCGGACCGCGATGCCCGCCTACGACCCGCTGATCACTCCCTCGCGCGGTGTCGGCGTGGTCCCCGAGACGGTGCGCACCTGGCCCGGCGCCCGGCGCAGCGCGCATCCCCAGACCTCCTTCGCGGCCCTCGGCGCCCGCGCCGCCGAGGTCGTCGCCGGCCACGCGACCGACTGCCGGCTGGGCGAGCGCAGCCCGCTGGCCGCGCTGGAACGGCTGGGCGCGCGGGTCCTGCTGCTCGGCGCCGGGTACGAGGCGTGCACCGCCTTCCACCTCGCCGAGTACCGGATCCCCGCCCCGCTGGTGGAGGTGGGGCGCCCGGGGCCGGTGGGCTGGGAGCGGGTGACCGAGGTGTCGATCACGTCGGACCGCTTCGACGAACTGGGCCACGACTTCGAGCGCGACCGGCCCGTCCTGCGCGGCACCGTGGGCGCCGCCGGCGTGCGCCTGTTCTCCCTGCCGGACGCGGTCGCGTACGCCGAGCGGTGGCTGCCGGTGCATCGCCCCCGCGAGTGA
- a CDS encoding ABC transporter ATP-binding protein, whose amino-acid sequence MRSEPVVQVQALVKRYGTKTAVDGLDLVARTGVTAVLGPNGAGKTTTVETCEGYRRPDSGTVRVLGLDPVRQGAELRPRIGVMLQSGGVYSGARADEMLRHVAKLHAHPLDVDALIERLGLGSCGRTAYRRLSGGQQQRLALAMAVVGRPELVFLDEPTAGLDPQARRATWDLVRDLRGDGVSVILTTHHMDEAEQLADDVAIIDTGRVIAQGAPEELCRGGAENTLRFSGRPGLDVASLLKALPPDSSAAELTPGSYRVNGEVDPQLLATVTSWCAQHGVMPDRISVERHTLEDVFLELTGKELRG is encoded by the coding sequence ATGCGAAGCGAGCCCGTGGTCCAGGTCCAGGCCCTGGTGAAGCGGTACGGCACGAAGACCGCGGTGGACGGCCTCGACCTGGTGGCCCGGACGGGTGTCACCGCCGTCCTCGGCCCCAACGGGGCGGGCAAGACCACCACGGTGGAGACCTGCGAGGGGTACCGCAGACCGGACTCCGGGACGGTGCGCGTGCTCGGCCTGGACCCGGTGCGACAGGGTGCCGAGCTGCGCCCGCGCATCGGCGTGATGCTCCAGTCCGGTGGCGTCTACTCCGGCGCCCGCGCCGACGAGATGCTGCGCCACGTCGCGAAGCTGCACGCCCACCCGCTGGACGTCGACGCGCTGATCGAGCGGCTCGGGCTCGGCTCGTGCGGCCGGACCGCGTACCGCAGGCTCTCCGGCGGGCAGCAGCAGCGGCTCGCCCTCGCGATGGCCGTGGTCGGGCGCCCCGAGCTGGTCTTCCTCGACGAGCCGACCGCCGGCCTCGACCCGCAGGCCCGCCGCGCCACCTGGGACCTCGTGCGGGACCTGCGCGGCGACGGCGTCTCGGTGATCCTCACCACGCACCACATGGACGAGGCCGAGCAACTGGCCGACGACGTGGCCATCATCGACACCGGCCGCGTCATCGCGCAGGGCGCACCGGAGGAGCTGTGCCGCGGCGGCGCCGAGAACACCCTGCGGTTCTCCGGCCGGCCGGGGCTGGACGTCGCGTCCCTCCTCAAGGCGCTCCCCCCGGACTCCTCGGCCGCCGAGCTGACCCCGGGCTCCTACCGGGTGAACGGCGAGGTCGACCCGCAGCTCCTCGCGACGGTGACCTCCTGGTGCGCCCAGCACGGGGTGATGCCGGACCGGATCTCGGTGGAGCGGCACACACTGGAGGACGTCTTCCTGGAGCTGACTGGCAAGGAGCTGCGCGGGTGA